The following are encoded in a window of Harmonia axyridis chromosome 7, icHarAxyr1.1, whole genome shotgun sequence genomic DNA:
- the LOC123685014 gene encoding lysozyme C, milk isozyme-like, giving the protein MKLTLKYFLLLFALWNGVEAKIFGRCEFVAKLRSLGIPGNQLATWTCIANFESHFDTKAVNSQTGDYGILQISEIYWCSNSNTPGKGCHATCSQFLNDDINDDVACARHVFDETQRWSGNGFTAWTTYDRYCKGNVDSFIANC; this is encoded by the exons ATGAAGTTAACGCTGAAATATTTTCTGCTGCTGTTCGCCCTTTGGAATGGAGTAGAGGCAAAAATTTTCGGAAGATGCGAGTTCGTAGCGAAATTAAGAAGCTTGGGAATTCCAGGCAATCAGTTAG ctACATGGACCTGTATAGCCAATTTCGAGTCACATTTCGATACAAAAGCTGTTAATTCACAAACTGGAGACTATGGAATACTCCAAATAAGCGAAATCTACTGGTGCTCTAACAGCAACACTCCTGGTAAAGGTTGCCATGCAACATGTAGTCAATTTTTGAACGATGACATCAACGACGATGTTGCATGCGCTCGACATGTGTTTGACGAAACACAAAGGTGGTCTGGAAATGGTTTCACAGCTTGGACGACATATGATCGATATTGTAAAGGAAATGTTGATTCATTCATCGCAAATTGTTGA
- the LOC123685015 gene encoding triosephosphate isomerase isoform X1, giving the protein MSKRECSQDCAGRALAAQKQKLTGGAMDRTFIVGGNWKMNGDRKAIDEIIKFMRAGTIPTNNEVYIGVPSIYLDYVQQRKPKNVEIAAQNCYKVEKGAFTGEISPDMLKDLGVKWVILGHSERRKIFGESDELIAEKTAHALEKGLKVILCVGETLDERETGQTNAVVFRQTKAVADKIKDWRNVVIAYEPVWAIGTGKTASPEQAQEVHDALRKWIAENISKEVADTIRIQYGGSVTAGNAKELATQKDIDGFLVGGASLKPEFMEIINANVKAEK; this is encoded by the exons ATGTCCAAACGAGAATGTTCTCAAGATTG TGCTGGAAGAGCTTTAGCTGCTCAAAAACAGAAACTAACCGGTGGAGCCATGGACCGAACATTTATCGTGGGGGGTAATTGGAAGATGAATGGGGATCGAAAAGCCATTgatgaaattatcaaatttatGAGAGCAGGAACCATTCCAACCAATAATGAAGTATATATTGGAGTTCCATCAATTTATTTAGATTACGTTCAACAAAGAAAACCTAAAAATGTAGAAATTGCTGCTCAAAATTGTTATAAGGTAGAAAAAGGAGCTTTCACAG GTGAAATTTCCCCTGATATGTTGAAGGATCTTGGAGTGAAATGGGTAATCTTGGGACATTCAGAACGGAGAAAAATTTTCGGAGAAAGTGATGAACTCATAGCAGAAAAAACTGCCCATGCTCTAGAGAAAGGATTGAAAGTTATTCTTTGTGTTGGTGAAACTCTAGATGAGAGGGAAACTGGCCAAACTAATGCAGTTGTTTTTAGACAAACTAAAGCTGTAGCAGATAAAATAAAAGATTG gagGAATGTTGTAATTGCTTATGAGCCTGTCTGGGCTATTGGAACTGGAAAAACAGCTAGTCCTGAACAAGCACAAGAAGTTCATGATGCCTTAAGAAAGTGGATAGCAGAAAATATAAGTAAAGAAGTAGCTGATACCATAAGAATTCAATATGGTGGATCTGTTACAGCTGGAAATGCAAAAGAGTTGGCGACACAGAAGGATATTGATGGTTTTCTAGTGGGTGGTGCAAGTTTAAAACCAGAATTCATGGAGATCATCAATGCGAATGTTAAGGCTGAGAAGTGA
- the LOC123685015 gene encoding triosephosphate isomerase isoform X2, with protein MDRTFIVGGNWKMNGDRKAIDEIIKFMRAGTIPTNNEVYIGVPSIYLDYVQQRKPKNVEIAAQNCYKVEKGAFTGEISPDMLKDLGVKWVILGHSERRKIFGESDELIAEKTAHALEKGLKVILCVGETLDERETGQTNAVVFRQTKAVADKIKDWRNVVIAYEPVWAIGTGKTASPEQAQEVHDALRKWIAENISKEVADTIRIQYGGSVTAGNAKELATQKDIDGFLVGGASLKPEFMEIINANVKAEK; from the exons ATGGACCGAACATTTATCGTGGGGGGTAATTGGAAGATGAATGGGGATCGAAAAGCCATTgatgaaattatcaaatttatGAGAGCAGGAACCATTCCAACCAATAATGAAGTATATATTGGAGTTCCATCAATTTATTTAGATTACGTTCAACAAAGAAAACCTAAAAATGTAGAAATTGCTGCTCAAAATTGTTATAAGGTAGAAAAAGGAGCTTTCACAG GTGAAATTTCCCCTGATATGTTGAAGGATCTTGGAGTGAAATGGGTAATCTTGGGACATTCAGAACGGAGAAAAATTTTCGGAGAAAGTGATGAACTCATAGCAGAAAAAACTGCCCATGCTCTAGAGAAAGGATTGAAAGTTATTCTTTGTGTTGGTGAAACTCTAGATGAGAGGGAAACTGGCCAAACTAATGCAGTTGTTTTTAGACAAACTAAAGCTGTAGCAGATAAAATAAAAGATTG gagGAATGTTGTAATTGCTTATGAGCCTGTCTGGGCTATTGGAACTGGAAAAACAGCTAGTCCTGAACAAGCACAAGAAGTTCATGATGCCTTAAGAAAGTGGATAGCAGAAAATATAAGTAAAGAAGTAGCTGATACCATAAGAATTCAATATGGTGGATCTGTTACAGCTGGAAATGCAAAAGAGTTGGCGACACAGAAGGATATTGATGGTTTTCTAGTGGGTGGTGCAAGTTTAAAACCAGAATTCATGGAGATCATCAATGCGAATGTTAAGGCTGAGAAGTGA
- the LOC123685016 gene encoding regulator of telomere elongation helicase 1 homolog encodes MVITKINDIDVIFPFEPYDIQKNYMSKVIECLSLERNGILESPTGTGKTLSLLCSTLAWLEAKKAHWQLEQGLMFENKEDDFMKRLQDQLGVKGGMGGKSFLGVPTIIYASRTHTQLTQAVSEMKLTSYNHMKACVIGSREQMCIHSEVVKEQNNQTKIAMCNIKTKTRTCNFYNNLSKKKEDPLIRNTNIVDIEDLVAMGKSHKFCPYFMAKELKSSADIIFMPYNYLLEPRFRKTLGIELANNIIILDEAHNVEKMCEESASLQIKSTDLALAIEEVTAIMKMLTEQPAAFDDESESRDFSPDDLIVLKQVLLDLEKELDAIPLSKNPEGTTFGGTFIFELLAKAGIKCENHQIIIALLEKLVEFLNIAAEEGPFKRKGNALKLMEEALRVIYMDNSVKFKERVDKCYKVHIIVEEPKKKEGSSWFTKSSKDSCRVLSYWCFSPGFGMKMLLDEGVRCCILTSGTLAPLKPLITELEFKNPVHLENPHVVKDTQLCVRIISHGPDNERLSCSYQNRDNENYLRSLGSTIMNMTRLIPNGLLIFFPSYPLMNKCMEYWQKQGIWSGISNLKSIYTEPRDKVSFSNAMTEYYDKIKDPSAKGAIFMGVCRGKISEGLDFADLNGRGVIIVGLPFPPMKDPRVILKKRYLDTCRSSNQEYIGGDKWYTLEACRAVNQAIGRVIRHKNDYGAILLLDERFKNPNIQSQLSLWLRERIKIVQNFGEITRDLRLFYKNAVEQFPLSLNKKATAGLSIQESSANKQVPKSGYNCFQFSSDESGSSKESSSISLHEESSSTNDRLKGYRKRVGAQLGGISKKMKIRLVPNSSTETASADENQAVSDSTKEYIAMVRKAFDANTFKTFVSVLQLYQKNKNIEELKEKLDEIFGSRHNLRYLLQGVEKYVDKDQKDEFKRFWEQYR; translated from the exons aTGGTTATTACTAAAATAAATGACATAGACGTAATATTCCCTTTTGAACCTTATGATATTCAGAAGAATTATATGAGTAAAGTAATTGAGTGTCTTTCTTTGGAACGAAATGGAATTCTGGAGTCTCCAACGGGAACAGGAAAAACATTGTCCCTTTTATGTTCTACACTAGCGTGGTTAGAAGCCAAGAAAGCTCATTGGCAATTAGAGCAGGGACTCATGTTTGAAAACAAAGAAGATGATTTCATGAAAAGACTTCAGGATCAATTAGGTGTAAAAGGTGGAATGGGTGGAAAATCATTCCTCGGCGTTCCAACTATAATCTATGCATCTAGAACTCATACCCAACTAACTCAAGCAGTGAGTGAAATGAAGTTGACCTCATACAATCACATGAAAGCATGTGTTATAGGATCTAGAGAACAGATGTGTATTCATTCTGAAGTTGTCAAGGAACAAAACAATCAAACCAAG ATAGCAATGTGTaatatcaaaacaaaaacaaGAACCTGtaatttctataataatttgtcAAAGAAGAAAGAAGACCCATTAATAAGGAATACAAATATAGTTGATATTGAAGATTTGGTTGCCATGGGAAAGTCTCATAAATTTTGTCCTTACTTCATGGCTAAAGAACTCAAATCGAGTGCTGACATTATATTCATGCCATATAATTACCTTTTGGAGCCTAGATTTAGAAAAACTTTag GCATTGAATTGGCGAATAACATCATTATTCTTGATGAAGCTCATAATGTGGAAAAAATGTGTGAAGAATCAGCTTCCTTACAAATAAAATCAACCGATTTAGCTCTTGCAATTGAAGAAGTTACAGCGATAATGAAAATGCTTACTGAACAACCAGCAGCATTTGATGATGAAAGTGAATCTAGAGATTTTTCTCCCGATGATCTAATTGTGTTGAAACAGGTTCTACTTGATTTAGAGAAAGAACTGGATGCAATTCCATTGAGTAAAAACCCTGAGGGTACTACATTTGGTGGTACTTTTATTTTTGAGCTATTAGCTAAGGCAGGG ataaaaTGTGAAAATCACCAAATCATTATAGCCCTACTCGAAAAGTTggtagaatttttgaatattgcaGCAGAAGAGGGTCCTTTCAAAAGAAAAGGTaacgcattgaaattaatggaggAGGCTCTAAGAGTCATATATATGGATAATTCTGTCAAATTCAAAGAAAGAGTTGATAAATGCTATAAG GTTCACATTATTGTTGAGGAGCCAAAGAAGAAAGAAGGCAGTTCTTGGTTCACTAAATCAAGCAAAGATTCTTGCAGAGTGTTGAGTTATTGGTGTTTCAGTCCAGGATTTGG AATGAAAATGTTGCTTGATGAAGGAGTACGTTGCTGCATTCTGACCAGTGGTACACTAGCACCTTTGAAGCCACTTATCACTGAATTGGAATTCAAAAACCCTGTTCATTTAGAGAACCCCCATGTTGTCAAAGATACTCAACTTTGTGTCAGAATCATATCTCATGGTCCTGATAATGAAAGATTAAGTTGCTCTTATCAAAATAG GGATAACGAGAACTATTTGAGATCTTTAGGATCAACAATCATGAATATGACCAGACTAATACCTAATGGTCTGTTAATCTTTTTCCCTTCATACCCACTTATGAATAAATGCATGGAATACTGGCAGAAACAAGGTATTTGGAGTGGTATCAGtaatttgaaatcaatttaCACTGAACCCAGAGAtaaagtttcattttcaaatgcGATGACAGAATACTATGACAAAATTAAAGATCCAAGTGCTAAAGGAGCAATATTCATGGGAGTTTGTAGAGGCAAAATATCGGAAGGGTTGGATTTTGCAGATCTGAATGGAAGAGGAGTCATTATTGTTGGTTTACCCTTTCCACCCATGAAAGATCCTAGAGTGATTctgaaaaaaagatatttggACACTTGTAGATCTTCGAATCAAGAG tACATTGGCGGAGACAAATGGTATACTTTGGAAGCCTGCAGAGCAGTAAACCAAGCTATTGGAAGAGTAATACGACATAAAAATGATTATGGGGCTATTTTATTGTTAGATGAACGTTTCAAGAATCCAAATATTCAGTCACAGTTATCATTATGGCTAAgagaaagaataaaaattgtGCAAAATTTTGGGGAGATAACTAGAGATCTCAGATTATTCTATAAAAATGCAGTAGAACAG TTTCCCCTTTCACTCAACAAGAAAGCTACTGCAGGCCTATCCATACAAGAGAGTAGTGCAAATAAACAAGTTCCCAAAAGTGGTTACAACTGTTTCCAGTTTAGCTCCGATGAAAGTGGTTCAAGTAAAGAATCCTCAAGTATATCACTCCATGAAGAAAGTTCTTCAACAAATGATAGATTGAAAGGATATAGGAAAAGAGTAGGAGCACAGTTAGgaggaatttcgaaaaaaatgaaaataag ATTAGTACCCAATTCTTCCACTGAAACGGCTTCAGCAGATGAGAATCAAGCAGTCTCCGATAGTACCAAAGAATATATTGCAATG GTTCGTAAGGCTTTTGATGCAAATACTTTCAAAACATTTGTATCTGTATTACAATTGtatcaaaaaaataagaatatagAGGAATTAAAAGAAAAACTCGATGAAATTTTTGGGTCCAGACATAACTTGAGGTATCTTCTACAAGGCGTAGAAAAATATGTGGATAAAGATCAGAAAGATGAGTTCAAAAGATTTTGGGAACAATATCgataa
- the LOC123685017 gene encoding FGFR1 oncogene partner 2 homolog isoform X1, whose amino-acid sequence MSLTLQQVICNASRLAKRLQEEDEIADTLLSETNQIHQKIDAMKQFQEDVEHLNDVANQKPHSQLIANIQKENRLLKEIQQENRELRAALEEYQTTLEHIMFKYRQHTAEKIYKTRINFKNLQNNEYHNIIRKQAEKIQEMAAVMQKAAELGEDNCNADVENATKLTTENKVILQGLREILGISNQYGSIKLTMEDKNIQTEPLT is encoded by the exons ATGTCGCTCACACTACAACAAGTTATTTGTAATGCCTCAAGATTAGCAAAGAGATTACAGGAAGAGGATGAGATTGCTGATACTTTGCTGAGTGAAACGAATCAAATACATCAGAAAATTGATGCAATGAAACAG TTTCAGGAAGATGTAGAGCATTTAAACGATGTTGCTAACCAAAAACCACACTCTCAGTTGATAGCTAacatacagaaagaaaataGACTTTTGAAAGAAATCCAACAGGAAAATAGGGAGTTACGTGCTGCTTTAGAAGAGTATCAAACTACCTTAGAACATATTATGTTCAAATATAG ACAGCACACtgcagaaaaaatttataaaaccaGAATTAACTTTAAAAATCTTCAGAACAATGAATATCATAACATTATaagaaaacaagctgaaaaaATACAAGAAATGGCTGCTGTTATGCAGAAAGCTGCAGAATTAGGGGAAGATAACTGTAATGCAGATGTTGAAAATGCTACAAAGCTCACTACAGAAAATAAG GTAATTTTGCAGGGTTTGAGGGAAATTCTTGGTATATCAAACCAATATGGTTCAATAAAGTTAACCATGGAAGATAAAAATATTCAGACTGAACCATTAACTTGA
- the LOC123685017 gene encoding FGFR1 oncogene partner 2 homolog isoform X2 — MSLTLQQVICNASRLAKRLQEEDEIADTLLSETNQIHQKIDAMKQFQEDVEHLNDVANQKPHSQLIANIQKENRLLKEIQQENRELRAALEEYQTTLEHIMFKYRQHTAEKIYKTRINFKNLQNNEYHNIIRKQAEKIQEMAAVMQKAAELGEDNCNADVENATKLTTENKGLREILGISNQYGSIKLTMEDKNIQTEPLT, encoded by the exons ATGTCGCTCACACTACAACAAGTTATTTGTAATGCCTCAAGATTAGCAAAGAGATTACAGGAAGAGGATGAGATTGCTGATACTTTGCTGAGTGAAACGAATCAAATACATCAGAAAATTGATGCAATGAAACAG TTTCAGGAAGATGTAGAGCATTTAAACGATGTTGCTAACCAAAAACCACACTCTCAGTTGATAGCTAacatacagaaagaaaataGACTTTTGAAAGAAATCCAACAGGAAAATAGGGAGTTACGTGCTGCTTTAGAAGAGTATCAAACTACCTTAGAACATATTATGTTCAAATATAG ACAGCACACtgcagaaaaaatttataaaaccaGAATTAACTTTAAAAATCTTCAGAACAATGAATATCATAACATTATaagaaaacaagctgaaaaaATACAAGAAATGGCTGCTGTTATGCAGAAAGCTGCAGAATTAGGGGAAGATAACTGTAATGCAGATGTTGAAAATGCTACAAAGCTCACTACAGAAAATAAG GGTTTGAGGGAAATTCTTGGTATATCAAACCAATATGGTTCAATAAAGTTAACCATGGAAGATAAAAATATTCAGACTGAACCATTAACTTGA
- the LOC123685019 gene encoding signal peptidase complex subunit 3 has product MHSFLQRGNALLAYTLSVLACLTFACFITTVFLNYKTEADITPVKIVVKNVPDYSASREKNDLGFLTLDLQTDLTNLFNWNVKQLFLYLTAEYETANNKLNQVVLWDRIILRGENAKLNYKNMNTKYYFWDDGNGLRGNKNITLTLSWNIIPNAGFLPNIFAHGSHSFEFPVEYTTSRM; this is encoded by the exons ATGCATTCTTTTTTACAAAGAGGCAATGCCCTTCTAGCTTATACGTTAAGTGTATTGGCCTGTTTAACATTTGCTTGCTTTATCACAACGGTGTTTTTGAATTACAAAACTGAAGCCGATATAACCCCTGTTAAAATAGTCGT GAAAAATGTTCCCGACTATAGTGCCTCTAGGGAAAAGAATGATCTTGGATTCTTAACATTAGATTTGCAAACAGACCTCACAAACTTGTTCAACTGGAATGTTAAACAATTGTTTCTGTATTTAACTGCAGAGTATGAAACTGCCAACAATAAATTGAATCAG GTTGTTCTTTGGGATAGAATTATTTTGAGGGGTGAAAATGCTAAACTGAATTATAAAAACATGAATACCAAATATTACTTTTGGGATGATGGAAATGGTTTAAG aggtaaCAAAAATATAACCCTCAcattgtcttggaatataattcccAATGCTGGATTTCTACCAAATATTTTTGCTCATGGATCTCACTCTTTTGAATTTCCAGTAGAATATACTACTTCAAGAATGTAA
- the LOC123685021 gene encoding single-stranded DNA-binding protein, mitochondrial, protein MFRLKNISSTLHKFVRYSSETTTSQEPARIEKTINSVQLLGRVGADPQRKGSDQHPVAVFSVATHSNYRYESGEFLQRTEWHRVICFKPGLRETILTYLKKGQRVHVTGRITYGEVRGEDGKPRTTTSVAADDVIFFQTST, encoded by the exons ATGTTTCGACTAAAG aatattagTTCTACTCTCCACAAGTTCGTAAGATATAGTTCTGAAACTACAACTTCTCAAGAACctgcaagaattgaaaaaa cTATCAATAGTGTACAACTTTTGGGAAGAGTTGGAGCTGATCCTCAAAGGAAAGGTTCTGATCAGCATCCTGTGGCTGTTTTTTCTGTGGCTACGCACTCAAATTACAG GTATGAATCAGGAGAATTTTTACAAAGGACCGAATGGCATAGAGTGATATGTTTCAAACCTGGTTTAAGAGAAACAATACTCACTTATCTGAAAAAAGGACAGAGGGTGCATGTAACTGGTAGAATAACTTATGGAGAAGTAAGAGGGGAAGATGGCAAACCTAGAACTACTACTTCAGTTGCAGCAGATGATGtaatatttttccaaacttctaCTTAA
- the LOC123685020 gene encoding uncharacterized protein LOC123685020 → MKLIYQVLVSLICFIYLLEVESSTSKSVEENLNSKWSYCFEFTWLGPDYDNSTQYNSTCADYLEESGAKGIPCNPPFVITYNGTFPDMDYLWKYHKSSIVCRRSSGQVCARYAYYYNGAMTNATYMCTKVQVVGEEPVRKGCFTQKINDFEVEVCACVSGQGLYKPCNLHF, encoded by the exons atgaaattaatctaTCAGGTTCTGGTGTCTTTAATCTGTTTCATTTACTTGTTAGAGG TTGAATCTTCTACGAGTAAATCAGTTGAAGAAAATCTAAATTCCAAATGGTCATATTGCTTCGAATTCACATGGTTGGGTCCTGACTATGATAATTCTACCCAATACAATAGTACCTGTGCCGATTATTTGGAAGAAAGTGGTGCAAAAGGCATTCCTTGCAACCCACCATTTGTGATTACTT ACAATGGCACTTTTCCAGATATGGACTATCTTTGGAAATACCATAAATCTAGTATTGTTTGTCGTCGTTCAAGTGGGCAAGTTTGTGCAAGATATGCATATTACTACAATGGCGCAA tGACAAATGCTACATACATGTGCACTAAAGTTCAAGTTGTTGGAGAAGAACCTGTTAGGAAAGGATGTTTCACCCAAAAGATTAATGACTTTGAAGTAGAAGTTTGTGCCTGTGTTTCAGGACAAGGACTATACAAGCCATGTAATCTACATTTttaa
- the LOC123685022 gene encoding sensory neuron membrane protein 1-like, whose translation MKFGKSKDLLFYFFPQLRVAKFSFDFLKCSYYLYRNRKKMKFAVKLMVSAVAAFFFILIFGFLIFPRVIKGKIKSMTPVVPDSDMRKMFTKVPFGLDFKIYLFNVTNPMDVQKGSKPKLVEVGPFCYSEWKEKIDISDNPKEDTMVYKPMDTFFKEHWTGCLTGEEELTILHPLMVGMVNTVSRTKPAMLSLISKAVNAIYRKPSSIYLTAKANEILFDGVVIDCGITEFAAKAVCTQLQQSPDLRHVSDTELAFSLIGPKNATPGKVFKIYRGEKKSRNLGLILEYDGKKRMDVWPTKECNTFGGTDGTIFPPFLKKEEGLESFSPDLCRSLVAKYEKNTKYDGIPVWLYTASLGDMSKNADEKCFCPTNETCLKKGMMDLFKCIGVPIYVSLPHFYDSDESYLRAVEGLHPSKTLHGIEIYFEHMTGGPVSARKRLQFNMPIEPIPKIAIFNDLPTLVHPIFWVEEGVSLNDTFTKPIKNLFTILKVVKIIKWIILMASLVGIVIAAYLMYKNSVTLNLNSVHKVQPSDGASPADGLGENEKSNHFNHDLDNVN comes from the exons ATGAAGTTCGGAAAATCCAAAGATctgttattttacttttttcctCAGTTGCGAGTGGCGaaattttcttttgatttcCTCAAGTGTTCCTACTATTTATAtaggaatagaaaaaaaatgaaatttgctGTCAAGCTGATGGTATCGGCAGTTGCagcttttttcttcattttaatttttggatttttaatttttccaagAGTGATAAAAGGAAAAATCAAATCG ATGACTCCAGTGGTACCAGACAGCGATATGAGGAAAATGTTCACCAAAGTGCCTTTTGGTTTAGACTTCAAGATATATTTGTTCAATGTTACTAATCCAATGGATGTCCAGAAGGGTTCCAAGCCAAAGTTAGTTGAAGTTGGACCTTTTTGTTATTC AGAatggaaagaaaaaattgatatttctgaTAATCCCAAAGAGGACACGATGGTTTACAAACCTATGGATACGTTTTTCAAAGAACACTGGACTGGCTGCTTGACTGGCGAAGAAGAATTGACCATTCTACATCCTCTCATGGTG GGTATGGTAAACACAGTTTCTCGTACTAAACCAGCGATGCTATCTCTGATCAGCAAGGCAGTTAACGCTATTTATCGAAAACCATCATCAATTTACCTGACAGCTAAGGCAAATGAAATCTTGTTCGATGGTGTTGTAATTGACTGTGGTATTACCGAATTTGCAGCCAAAGCTGTCTGCACCCAGCTGCAGCAATCACCAGATCTTCGACATGTTTCCGATACCGAGCTTGCTTTCTCTTTGATAGGACCT aaaaacgcTACCCCTGGAAAAGTCTTCAAGATTTACAGAGGCGAAAAAAAAAGTAGAAATTTGGGTCTTATTTTGGAGTATGATGGTAAAAAACGAATGGATGTATGGCCCACAAAGGAGTGTAATACGTTTGGCGGAACTGACGGAACTATATTTCCTCCATTTCTCAAGAAGGAAGAAGGACTGGAATCGTTTTCGCCAGACCTTTGCAG atccTTAGTTGCCAAGTATGAAAAGAATACCAAGTATGATGGAATCCCAGTATGGCTTTATACAGCTTCTCTCGGAGACATGTCGAAGAATGCTGATGAAAAATGCTTCTGCCCCACAAATGAAACATGTCTTAAAAAAGGGATGATGGATCTGTTTAAATGTATCGGTGTTCCTATATACGTCTCACTGCCACATTTTTACGACTCTGATGAAAGTTACCTCAGAGCTGTTGAAGGTTTACACCCTTCGAAAACGCTTCATGGCATAGAAATTTATTTCGAACAT atgACAGGAGGACCAGTTTCGGCTAGAAAAAGGTTGCAGTTCAATATGCCGATAGAGCCAATACCTAAAATAGCTATTTTTAACGATCTTCCGACTCTTGTACATCCAATATTTTGGGTCGAAGag ggAGTCTCCTTGAACGATACATTCACCAAGCCGATTAAGAATCTCTTCACAATTTTAAAAGTGGTGAAAATAATCAAATGGATTATATTGATGGCATCCTTAGTGGGAATTGTAATTGCTGCTTATTTGATGTATAAGAACTCCGTTACTCTCAATTTGAACTCTGTCCATAAGGTCCAACCTTCAGATGGAGCATCGCCAGCTGATGGCCttggtgaaaatgaaaaatctaaCCATTTCAATCATGATTTAGATAATGTAAATTGA